The Pseudomonas protegens genome contains the following window.
TGATCGCCCCCGGCACCGGCTTTCCCCAGCACCCGCACCGGGACATGGAAATCATTACCTACGTCCGCGAAGGCGCCATCAGCCATCAGGACAACCTGGGCAACAAGGGCCGCACCGAGGCCGGCGACGTACAGGTCATGAGCGCCGGGACCGGGATCGCCCACAGCGAATACAACCTGGAAGCCACGCCGACCAAGATCTTCCAGATCTGGATCATTCCCAACCAGGCCGGCTCCGCGCCGTCCTGGGGCGCCAAGCCTTTTCCCAAGGGCCAGCGCGAGGGTTTTGTGACCCTGGCCAGCGGCAAGGACGGCGACGAGGAAAGCCTGCGCATTCGAGCCGATGCCCGACTGGTGGCGGCCAATCTGAAGGCTGGGGAAACCGCCGAGTACCATCTGGACGCTGGACGCCGGGCCTATCTGGTGCCCGCTACCGGAGTGATCGAGATCAACGGCTTGCGCGCCGAAGCTCGAGACGGGGTTGCCGTCGAGGATGAACGGGTGCTGCGAGTGAGCGCGCTGCAGGACAGTGAAATCGTCCTGGTGGATTTGGCGTGAAGCGCAGCGGCAACTAAAAAGGGGCGACCGTGATGGTCGCCCCTTTTTTTCGCCAGCAAGCCGGCTCCTACGTGAATCAGTTGCCGCTGATGGCGGTGTCCACCAGGGTCTGGGCTTCCTGCACCAGTTGCTTGAGGTGATCGTCACCGATGAAGCTTTCGGCGTAGATCTTGTAGATGTCCTCGGTGCCGGACGGGCGTGCGGCGAACCAGCCGTTCTCGGTCATGACTTTCAGGCCGCCAATGGCCTGATCGTTGCCCGGGGCCTGGCTGAGGATTTGCTGGATCGGCTCGCCGGCCAGCTGGGTCGAGGTCACTTGTTGCGGCGAGAGCTTGCTGAGCAAGGCCTTCTGCTGCGGGTTGGCCTTGGCATCGACCCGCACCGAGAAAGGTTCGCCCAACTCATCGCACAGGGCGCGATAAGCCTGACTCGGATCGCGACCGGTGCGCGCGGTCATTTCAGCGGCCAGCAGCGACGGGATCAGGCCGTCCTTGTCGGTGCACCAGACACCACCGTCCTTGCGCAGGAACGAGGCACCGGCGCTTTCTTCACCGCCAAAGCCCAGGGATCCGTCGAACAGGCCGTCGGCAAACCACTTGAAGCCCACGGGCACTTCGTACAGGCGGCGGCCCAGACGCGCGGCCACCCGATCGATCAGGCCGCTGCTGACCACGGTCTTGCCCACGGCGGCGTCGGCGCGCCATTGCGG
Protein-coding sequences here:
- a CDS encoding pirin family protein, producing the protein MLELRPFSSLGGAHHGWLDAHHHFSFAQYHDPKRMHWGNLRVWNDDVIAPGTGFPQHPHRDMEIITYVREGAISHQDNLGNKGRTEAGDVQVMSAGTGIAHSEYNLEATPTKIFQIWIIPNQAGSAPSWGAKPFPKGQREGFVTLASGKDGDEESLRIRADARLVAANLKAGETAEYHLDAGRRAYLVPATGVIEINGLRAEARDGVAVEDERVLRVSALQDSEIVLVDLA